A region of Lycium barbarum isolate Lr01 chromosome 1, ASM1917538v2, whole genome shotgun sequence DNA encodes the following proteins:
- the LOC132606518 gene encoding protein NUCLEAR FUSION DEFECTIVE 4, translating to MSKQWMNLVGALWLQSMAGTNTNFPAYSSQIKKLLSISEVQLNNLAFASDAGKLLGWFAGIAANYLPLWLVLLIGSSLGLIGYGVQYLFLTNHIHSLSYWHVFSLTFLAGNSICWINTVSYIVSIQNFPLDRQVAVGLSTSYLSLSAKIITDIVDVINVSTSSDRAKTYLLLNSVLPLFFAIIVAPLIRETKVEKSRKLSAGFRVMFVITLATGTYAVITSMGSGNTKLLPRLLILMGMGIFLVLPILVPLSERINEHWHGKCWIRRDPRICDLSNLEEEIRTPQEEINSGVNKEDNDVGFSVREEIGAKKMLMRVDFWLYFFVYLFGPTLGLVYLNNLGQIADTRGCTATSSLVSLSSSFGFFGRLLPSLFDYLFSGSKYAISRPATIAVILAPMTGAFFLLLNSSHIALYISTAIVGICTGAITSISVSQTTELFGTKNFGVNHNIVVANIPIGSFLFGDLAAMLYRRQGNSTSTNDGSCSGMKCFQTTFVIWGCLCFLGTCLAFILHTRTQKFYRQLRGGN from the exons ATGTCTAAGCAATGGATGAACCTAGTTGGAGCATTATGGTTACAGTCTATGGCTGGAACAAACACAAATTTCCCAGCTTATTCTTCTCAAATAAAAAAACTCCTATCCATATCCGAAGTTCAACTCAACAACTTAGCTTTTGCTTCTGATGCTGGAAAATTACTTGGTTGGTTTGCTGGAATTGCAGCTAATTATTTACCCCTTTGGCTAGTTCTTTTAATTGGTTCATCACTAGGATTAATTGGCTATGGGGTGCAATATCTTTTTCTTACAAATCACATACACTCTTTATCCTATTGGCATGTTTTTTCCCTCACTTTTTTGGCTGGCAACAGCATTTGTTGGATCAATACTGTTTCTTACATAGTATCGATTCAGAATTTCCCGTTGGATAGACAAGTTGCTGTTGGATTATCTACTAGTTACTTAAGTTTAAGTGCCAAGATTATTACAGACATAGTTGATGTTATTAACGTTTCCACCTCGAGTGACAGGGCTAAAACTTATCTCCTTTTAAACTCTGTTTTGCCCCTATTTTTTGCCATTATTGTTGCACCACTAATTCGTGAGACTAAGgttgaaaaatcaagaaaattatcAGCTGGATTTCGAGTGATGTTCGTTATAACGCTGGCAACGGGGACTTATGCTGTGATCACTAGCATGGGGTCCGGGAATACGAAATTGTTACCAAGATTGTTGATTTTAATGGGAATGGGGATTTTTTTAGTACTTCCAATATTGGTCCCACTGAGTGAAAGAATCAATGAACATTGGCATGGAAAATGTTGGATAAGGAGAGATCCAAGAATTTGTGATTTAAGtaatttggaggaagaaattagAACACCACAAGAGGAGATTAATTCTGGGGTTAATAAAGAGGATAATGATGTTGGATTTTCTGTAAGGGAGGAAATTGGAGCAAAAAAAATGTTGATGAGAGTGGATTTCTGGTTGTATTTCTTTGTATACTTATTTGGTCCAACATTGGGTTTGGTTTATTTGAATAATTTGGGACAAATTGCTGATACTCGTGGATGCACTGCCACTTCTTCATTGGTTTCATTATCGTCTTCATTTGGTTTCTTTGGTCGCCTTCTTCCTTCACTCTTCGACTATCTTTTCTCCGG GAGTAAATATGCAATATCAAGACCAGCTACCATAGCAGTGATACTAGCCCCAATGACAGGAGCTTTCTTTTTGCTACTCAACAGTAGTCACATTGCTCTCTATATCAGCACAGCTATAGTTGGGATTTGCACAGGAGCCATTACTTCTATTTCTGTTTCGCAAACCACTGAGCTTTTTGGGACCAAGAATTTTGGTGTTAATCACAATATTGTGGTGGCTAATATCCCAATTGGTTCGTTTTTATTTGGGGACTTAGCAGCTATGCTCTACAGAAGACAAGGAAATTCAACATCAACTAATGATGGAAGTTGTTCGGGCATGAAATGTTTTCAGACAACTTTTGTTATATGGGGTTGTCTTTGTTTCCTAGGAACTTGTTTGGCTTTTATTCTTCATACAAGAACTCAAAAATTCTATAGACAGTTACGTGGAGGAAATTAA